Proteins encoded by one window of Lutibacter sp. A64:
- a CDS encoding LuxE/PaaK family acyltransferase, producing the protein MKRNTLFKLHNTNNFNEIALDIFRFQAINNIVYKTFLKHLKVDIDSIQKIEDIPFLPIQFFKTHKIVASNEAVEQIFLSSGTTGMQQSKHYVTDISIYEESFTKTFQYFYGAIENYTVLALLPSYLERTGSSLIYMADNFIKKSKNPKSGFYLNNLDELAENLQELDKKGEKVLLIGVSFALLDLLDTYKFNLNNTIIMETGGMKGKRKELIREELHSILCDGFGVSKIHSEYGMTELLSQGYSKGDGIFECPPWMKILTRDTEDALTILPEGKSGGINIIDLANLNSCSFIATQDLGKTYKNDTFEVLGRFDNSDIRGCNLLVL; encoded by the coding sequence ATGAAAAGAAATACACTGTTTAAGTTACATAATACAAACAATTTTAATGAAATAGCTTTGGATATTTTCAGGTTTCAAGCTATTAATAATATTGTATATAAAACCTTTTTAAAACATTTAAAGGTTGATATAGATTCCATTCAAAAAATTGAAGATATTCCTTTTTTGCCTATTCAATTTTTTAAAACACATAAAATTGTTGCTTCTAATGAAGCTGTTGAACAAATTTTTTTAAGTAGTGGTACTACAGGTATGCAGCAAAGTAAGCACTATGTTACCGATATCTCTATTTATGAAGAAAGTTTTACCAAAACCTTTCAATATTTTTATGGAGCTATAGAAAATTATACGGTTTTAGCCTTATTGCCTTCTTATCTAGAGCGTACAGGCTCATCGTTAATTTATATGGCCGATAATTTTATTAAAAAATCTAAAAACCCAAAAAGTGGTTTTTATTTAAATAATTTAGATGAGTTGGCTGAAAATTTACAAGAATTAGATAAAAAAGGTGAAAAAGTGCTTTTAATTGGAGTTTCTTTTGCCTTGTTAGATTTGCTTGATACGTATAAATTCAACCTAAATAATACCATTATTATGGAAACAGGAGGAATGAAAGGAAAACGAAAAGAACTTATTAGAGAAGAGTTGCATAGTATTTTATGTGATGGTTTTGGCGTTTCTAAAATTCATTCAGAATATGGTATGACTGAATTACTAAGTCAAGGATATTCTAAAGGAGATGGAATTTTTGAGTGCCCACCGTGGATGAAAATTTTAACTAGAGATACCGAAGATGCTTTAACTATTTTGCCAGAAGGAAAATCGGGAGGCATTAACATAATAGATTTAGCGAATTTAAATTCGTGTTCGTTTATTGCAACGCAAGATTTAGGGAAAACCTATAAAAATGACACTTTTGAAGTATTAGGTCGTTTTGATAATTCTGATATTAGAGGTTGCAATTTGTTAGTGTTGTAA
- a CDS encoding lamin tail domain-containing protein, whose translation MKKFYFLLVTIFVVTLSFGQTEVFINEIHYDNKGGDVDEGIEIAGPAGTDLAGWSIELYNGSSSMIYGTTMSLTGVIPNQQNNRGTLWFPQPGIQNGNPDGLALINPLGIVVQFLSYGGIITAADGAAKGMVSTDIGVFETDPDTLIGHSLQLSGSGVYYDDFTWNSPTTATADAINSGQTFNTAPAIISNTYRVAGLDYEVGSPTATEGSFVVSGTNLTDDIIITAPTDFEISTTSGVGFGASITLPKGLGTITPTTIYVRLKLGLIIGSYSQNITCLSSGATDKISLLAGIVSPITGSIIITEIMSDPSAVDDDEGEYFEVYNTTASAIDMEGWVISDVDSDSHIIASSVIVPANGYAVFARNSNSGANGGFTANYEYSGFILTNDIDEIILTSGVTEIDRVVYSDVLGYPLVAGKSMELSLENYNSADNLIALNWGEATTTYGGGDYGTPGTENNFTLSVVKNQIENFAMYPNPVSNGKLYMASNNKLTRNVTIYTLTGQQVYSKNLQTKEYLNISNLNKGIYIVKIEEGGKIATRKLVVN comes from the coding sequence ATGAAGAAATTTTATTTTTTGCTTGTAACTATTTTTGTGGTTACACTTTCTTTTGGACAAACAGAAGTTTTTATAAATGAAATTCATTATGATAATAAAGGGGGAGATGTTGATGAAGGAATCGAAATTGCGGGTCCTGCCGGAACAGATTTAGCAGGTTGGAGTATTGAACTTTACAATGGTAGTAGTTCTATGATTTATGGGACTACAATGTCTTTGACTGGTGTAATCCCAAATCAACAAAATAATAGAGGAACACTTTGGTTTCCTCAACCAGGTATTCAAAATGGTAATCCTGATGGATTGGCTTTAATTAATCCATTAGGTATTGTTGTACAGTTTTTAAGTTATGGAGGTATTATAACCGCTGCAGATGGTGCAGCAAAAGGTATGGTATCTACAGATATTGGGGTGTTTGAAACTGATCCAGATACTTTAATTGGTCATTCTCTACAATTGTCTGGTTCTGGAGTTTATTATGATGATTTTACGTGGAATTCACCAACAACTGCAACTGCAGATGCAATAAATAGTGGGCAAACATTTAATACAGCTCCTGCAATTATAAGTAATACATACAGAGTTGCTGGTTTAGATTATGAAGTTGGTTCACCTACAGCAACTGAAGGTAGTTTTGTTGTTTCAGGTACAAATTTAACCGATGATATTATTATAACAGCTCCTACAGATTTTGAAATTTCAACAACTTCTGGTGTTGGTTTTGGAGCATCTATTACATTGCCAAAAGGATTAGGAACAATTACTCCAACTACAATTTACGTACGTTTAAAATTGGGTTTAATTATTGGAAGTTACAGTCAAAATATTACTTGTTTAAGTTCTGGTGCTACAGATAAAATCAGTTTATTGGCTGGTATTGTTTCCCCAATTACAGGTTCCATAATAATTACTGAAATTATGTCTGATCCAAGTGCTGTTGATGATGATGAAGGCGAATATTTTGAAGTTTATAATACCACAGCTTCAGCTATTGATATGGAAGGTTGGGTTATTTCAGATGTTGATTCAGATTCGCATATTATAGCTTCGTCTGTTATAGTGCCAGCAAATGGATATGCAGTTTTTGCAAGAAATTCGAATAGTGGAGCAAATGGTGGGTTTACTGCTAATTATGAGTATTCTGGATTTATTTTGACAAATGATATTGATGAAATTATTTTGACAAGTGGTGTCACAGAAATTGATAGGGTTGTTTATAGTGATGTTTTAGGGTATCCTTTAGTAGCTGGAAAAAGTATGGAGTTAAGTTTAGAGAATTATAACAGTGCTGACAATCTTATTGCTTTAAATTGGGGTGAGGCAACAACTACTTATGGTGGTGGAGATTATGGGACACCTGGCACTGAAAATAACTTTACACTCTCCGTAGTAAAAAACCAAATAGAAAATTTTGCGATGTATCCAAATCCAGTTTCTAATGGAAAATTATACATGGCTTCAAATAATAAATTAACTAGAAATGTTACTATTTACACTTTAACAGGACAACAAGTGTATAGTAAAAACCTACAAACCAAAGAGTATTTAAATATTTCTAATCTAAATAAGGGAATTTACATTGTTAAAATAGAAGAAGGGGGAAAAATTGCTACACGTAAATTGGTTGTAAATTAA
- the purD gene encoding phosphoribosylamine--glycine ligase, producing MNVLILGSGGREHAIAWKIAQSNLLNKLFIAPGNAGTQEVGTNLNINQTNFKEVKQAVLEHQIKLVVVGPEDPLVKGIHDFFLNDAALKNIPVIGPQKYAAQLEGSKEFAKEFMFRHNIPTAAYKSFTSENLEEGYKFLETLTAPYVLKADGLAAGKGVLILSDLQEAKDELTEMLANKKFGEASSKVVIEEFLTGIELSCFVLTDGKSYVTLPSAKDYKRIGEGDKGLNTGGMGAVSPVPFLTDAIMGKIETQVIKPTIEGFQKDNISYVGFVFIGLILDKGEVKVIEYNCRMGDPETEVVIPRIESDFLELLIATGNKELHTKTIELKKESACTVMLVSGGYPEAYEKGKEIIGLNAIENSIPFHAGTTIKDGKLVTNGGRVIAITSYGANFNEALKQSYKNIDKVCFDGINFRKDIGFDL from the coding sequence ATGAATGTATTAATACTTGGATCAGGAGGAAGAGAACACGCAATAGCTTGGAAAATTGCACAAAGTAACTTGTTAAATAAGTTATTTATTGCTCCTGGAAATGCTGGGACACAAGAAGTAGGTACTAATTTAAATATTAATCAAACCAATTTTAAAGAGGTAAAACAAGCTGTTTTAGAGCATCAAATTAAATTGGTTGTTGTTGGTCCAGAAGATCCTTTGGTTAAAGGAATTCACGATTTCTTTTTAAACGATGCTGCATTAAAAAATATACCTGTAATTGGACCTCAAAAATATGCTGCACAGTTAGAAGGTAGTAAAGAGTTTGCTAAAGAATTTATGTTTAGACATAACATTCCAACAGCAGCGTACAAAAGTTTTACTTCAGAAAATTTAGAAGAAGGTTACAAGTTTTTAGAAACATTAACCGCTCCGTATGTTTTAAAAGCTGATGGTTTGGCTGCTGGAAAAGGAGTATTAATTTTAAGTGATCTACAAGAAGCAAAAGACGAACTAACCGAAATGTTAGCCAATAAAAAGTTTGGTGAGGCAAGTAGTAAAGTTGTTATTGAAGAGTTTTTAACTGGAATAGAACTTAGCTGTTTTGTGCTAACCGATGGGAAAAGTTATGTTACTTTACCTAGCGCAAAAGATTACAAAAGAATTGGCGAAGGCGATAAAGGTTTAAATACTGGAGGAATGGGAGCTGTATCACCTGTGCCATTTTTAACAGATGCTATAATGGGAAAAATAGAAACTCAGGTTATTAAACCAACAATTGAAGGGTTTCAAAAAGACAATATTAGTTATGTAGGGTTTGTGTTTATTGGGTTAATTTTAGATAAAGGCGAAGTTAAAGTAATTGAGTACAATTGCCGTATGGGAGATCCAGAAACAGAAGTTGTAATACCACGCATTGAAAGTGATTTTCTAGAACTTTTAATTGCTACAGGAAATAAAGAGTTGCATACCAAAACTATAGAATTAAAAAAAGAAAGCGCTTGTACAGTTATGTTAGTTTCTGGTGGATATCCAGAAGCTTATGAAAAAGGAAAAGAAATAATAGGTTTAAATGCTATAGAAAATTCTATTCCGTTTCATGCAGGTACAACCATTAAAGATGGTAAGCTTGTAACAAATGGTGGTAGAGTAATTGCAATAACATCTTACGGTGCTAATTTTAACGAAGCGTTAAAGCAATCTTATAAAAATATAGATAAAGTATGTTTTGATGGAATAAATTTCAGAAAAGATATCGGTTTCGATTTGTAG
- the rnpA gene encoding ribonuclease P protein component — protein sequence MRLVILVTVYMQYTLGKKEKLKSKKLIEQLFAEGKHVKAFPFRLIYLPINHGGESLIKAGVTVPKRNVKLAVNRNRIKRLMREVYRKNKHSFTENLSEPYIFMFIYMAKEAPNYIDLESSLKKLAVRFHTKIKEDD from the coding sequence ATGCGTTTAGTTATTTTAGTCACTGTATATATGCAATACACATTAGGAAAAAAAGAAAAATTAAAAAGTAAAAAATTAATAGAGCAATTATTTGCTGAAGGAAAACACGTAAAAGCATTTCCTTTTAGATTGATATATTTACCAATAAATCATGGAGGAGAATCTCTTATAAAGGCAGGGGTTACTGTGCCAAAAAGAAATGTAAAACTTGCTGTTAATAGAAATAGAATAAAAAGATTAATGCGCGAAGTTTATAGAAAAAATAAACATTCTTTTACTGAAAATTTAAGTGAACCATATATTTTTATGTTTATTTATATGGCAAAAGAAGCTCCAAATTATATTGATTTAGAGTCGTCACTAAAAAAATTAGCTGTAAGATTTCATACAAAAATTAAAGAAGATGATTAG
- a CDS encoding S41 family peptidase: MKTKIKKWMLAVFVTISVAISAGFQSDFFEIAKQIDIYTSMFKELNMYYIDEVNPGELTNKSINYMLSNLDPYTRFYDEQGVEDARIRATGEYGGIGAISQFKNKTAVIREILKNSPAEKAGLKVGDKLLKVGNLEVKDFEEIGISSVLNGLPNTKVTLKIERQNKELDVEVTRKKITEKAVPYYTMLDAEVGYISFVKFNQKAAKEVKEAFLELKEEGMKKLVIDVRSNPGGLLNEAVSIVNFFIPKDKIVVTTKAKTKKESATYKTKNEPIDLDIPLTILINNRSASASEILAGALQDYDRAVVLGERSFGKGLVQRYKPLSYGTQMKLTISKYYTPSGRCIQELDYTNRDEKGNVPKFSDAGREAYTTENGRIVYGGGGILPDFEIEKPTTTKTTEVLLKSDAFFNYATTYFYDNSTILEPSKFNLNETDFKDLLQYLSKNQLDFETETEAEFKKALEKATSENLGKNIERKYEDLLAAIQIEKLNELEKNKEEIIDKLTEEIVKRYFYIEGVYQQKAVFDSTILKATTILNNQAEYSGLLK; this comes from the coding sequence ATGAAAACTAAAATTAAAAAATGGATGCTTGCTGTTTTTGTAACTATTTCAGTTGCAATTTCTGCAGGATTTCAATCAGATTTTTTTGAAATAGCAAAACAAATAGATATCTATACAAGCATGTTTAAAGAGTTAAATATGTATTATATAGATGAGGTAAATCCTGGAGAATTAACCAATAAGTCTATAAATTATATGCTTAGTAATTTAGACCCTTATACACGTTTTTACGACGAGCAAGGTGTAGAAGATGCCAGAATTAGAGCCACTGGAGAATATGGAGGTATTGGAGCAATTTCACAATTTAAAAATAAAACTGCGGTTATTCGAGAAATTTTAAAAAATTCTCCTGCGGAAAAAGCAGGCTTAAAAGTTGGTGATAAACTATTAAAAGTTGGCAATCTTGAGGTTAAAGATTTTGAAGAAATTGGTATTTCTAGTGTGTTAAACGGTTTGCCAAATACTAAAGTAACACTTAAAATTGAACGTCAGAATAAAGAATTAGACGTTGAAGTAACACGAAAAAAAATTACAGAAAAAGCAGTGCCTTATTATACAATGCTTGATGCGGAAGTTGGCTATATATCTTTTGTAAAGTTTAATCAAAAAGCTGCAAAAGAGGTAAAGGAAGCCTTTTTAGAACTAAAAGAAGAAGGCATGAAAAAGCTTGTTATCGACGTAAGAAGTAATCCTGGAGGTTTATTAAATGAAGCGGTATCAATTGTTAATTTTTTTATACCAAAAGACAAGATTGTAGTTACTACAAAAGCAAAAACTAAAAAAGAAAGTGCTACTTATAAAACCAAAAACGAACCTATAGATTTAGATATTCCGTTAACCATTTTAATTAATAATAGATCGGCATCGGCTTCAGAAATTTTAGCCGGAGCATTGCAAGATTATGATAGGGCAGTGGTACTTGGTGAACGCTCTTTTGGGAAAGGTTTAGTACAGCGTTACAAACCGCTTTCTTATGGAACCCAAATGAAATTAACCATCTCTAAATATTATACACCAAGCGGAAGATGTATTCAAGAGTTAGATTATACAAATAGAGATGAGAAAGGAAATGTTCCTAAGTTTTCTGATGCTGGAAGAGAAGCTTATACAACTGAAAATGGAAGAATTGTGTATGGTGGTGGAGGTATTTTACCTGATTTTGAAATTGAAAAACCAACAACTACTAAAACTACTGAAGTATTGTTAAAATCGGATGCGTTTTTTAATTATGCAACCACTTATTTTTATGATAATTCAACTATTTTAGAGCCTTCAAAATTTAATTTAAACGAAACAGATTTTAAGGATTTATTACAATATTTAAGTAAAAATCAATTAGATTTTGAAACTGAAACTGAAGCAGAGTTTAAAAAGGCACTTGAAAAAGCTACTTCAGAAAATTTAGGAAAAAATATTGAAAGAAAATATGAAGATTTGTTAGCAGCTATTCAGATTGAAAAACTAAACGAATTAGAAAAAAATAAAGAAGAAATTATAGATAAATTAACTGAAGAAATTGTAAAACGTTATTTTTATATTGAAGGTGTTTATCAACAAAAAGCTGTATTTGATTCAACAATTTTAAAAGCAACAACAATTTTAAATAACCAAGCAGAGTATAGTGGTTTATTGAAATAA
- a CDS encoding acyl-CoA dehydrogenase family protein: protein MSQDLFQAPDYYQLDDLLTEEHLLVRDTARAWVKRSVSPIIEEAAQKAKFPTSIISGLAEIGAFGPYIPSTYGGAGLDQISYGLIMQEIERGDSGVRSTASVQSSLVMYPIWKYGNEAQRKKYLPKLATGEFMGCFGLTEPNHGSNPSGMETKIKDMGDHFLLNGAKMWISNAPFADIAVVWAKNEEGRIKGLIVERGMEGFTTPETHNKWSLRASATGELIFDNVKIPKENILPNKDGLGAPLGCLDSARYGIAWGAIGAAMDCYATALRYAKERIQFNKPIAATQLQQKKLAEMITEITKAQLLTWRLGTLKNENKATSAQISMAKRNNVAMALKIAREARQVLGAMGISGEFSIMRHMMNLESVITYEGTHDIHLLITGLDITGLSAFK, encoded by the coding sequence ATGTCTCAAGATTTATTTCAAGCTCCAGATTACTATCAGTTAGATGATTTATTAACTGAAGAACATTTATTAGTTAGAGATACAGCCAGAGCATGGGTAAAACGCTCGGTTTCTCCAATTATTGAAGAAGCTGCTCAAAAAGCTAAGTTTCCAACATCAATTATTAGTGGTTTAGCCGAAATTGGCGCTTTTGGACCTTATATTCCATCAACATATGGCGGAGCAGGTTTAGATCAAATAAGTTACGGCTTAATTATGCAAGAAATTGAACGTGGCGATTCTGGAGTTCGGTCAACTGCTTCTGTACAATCTTCTTTAGTTATGTATCCAATTTGGAAATATGGAAACGAAGCACAACGTAAAAAATACTTGCCAAAATTAGCTACTGGAGAATTTATGGGTTGTTTTGGTTTAACGGAACCCAACCACGGATCTAATCCGAGTGGTATGGAAACTAAAATTAAAGATATGGGCGACCATTTTTTATTGAATGGAGCAAAAATGTGGATTTCAAATGCGCCGTTTGCAGACATTGCAGTCGTTTGGGCTAAAAATGAAGAAGGTCGTATAAAGGGATTAATTGTTGAACGTGGCATGGAAGGATTTACAACTCCAGAAACACATAATAAATGGAGTTTAAGAGCTTCGGCAACTGGTGAGTTAATTTTTGACAATGTTAAAATTCCAAAAGAGAATATTTTACCAAATAAAGATGGCTTGGGCGCTCCACTTGGCTGTTTAGACTCTGCTCGTTACGGAATAGCTTGGGGCGCCATTGGTGCCGCAATGGATTGTTACGCTACTGCTTTACGCTATGCTAAAGAACGTATCCAGTTTAATAAACCAATTGCAGCAACACAATTACAACAAAAAAAACTGGCAGAAATGATTACCGAAATCACCAAAGCACAATTGTTAACTTGGCGCTTGGGGACTTTAAAAAACGAAAATAAAGCAACCTCTGCGCAAATATCAATGGCAAAGCGAAATAATGTAGCTATGGCTTTAAAAATAGCTAGAGAAGCGCGTCAGGTTTTAGGTGCAATGGGTATTTCTGGTGAATTTTCTATAATGCGACACATGATGAATTTAGAAAGTGTAATTACATATGAAGGTACACATGACATTCATTTATTAATAACTGGATTAGATATTACAGGCTTATCGGCTTTTAAGTAA
- a CDS encoding response regulator transcription factor — translation MKKTAIKILLVDDEPDILEIVSYNLKNEGYKVYTAKNGIEAIASAKLNNPHLIILDIMMPEMDGIEACEKIRATKGLENVLITFFTARGEDYSQVAGFDVGADDYITKPIKPKVLVSKIKALLRRVNEVQNISSNNVKVGEIVIDREEYVIIKEGEKLSLPKKEFELFALLASKPDKVFKRDDILDKVWGNEVVVGGRTIDVHIRKLREKIGDKYFKTVKGVGYKFVINED, via the coding sequence ATGAAAAAAACAGCTATTAAAATACTCTTAGTTGATGATGAACCAGACATTCTAGAAATTGTATCATACAATTTAAAAAATGAAGGTTATAAAGTTTATACCGCTAAAAATGGGATTGAAGCTATCGCTTCTGCCAAATTAAACAATCCGCATTTAATAATCTTAGATATAATGATGCCAGAAATGGACGGTATAGAAGCTTGTGAAAAAATAAGAGCCACTAAAGGGTTAGAAAATGTACTTATTACATTTTTTACAGCTAGAGGTGAAGACTATTCTCAAGTAGCTGGATTTGATGTTGGAGCAGATGATTATATTACAAAACCGATAAAACCAAAAGTATTAGTAAGTAAAATTAAAGCACTACTTAGAAGGGTAAATGAAGTTCAAAATATTTCTTCTAACAATGTAAAAGTTGGGGAAATTGTTATAGATAGAGAAGAATATGTTATTATAAAAGAAGGAGAAAAACTATCTTTACCTAAAAAAGAGTTTGAATTGTTTGCTTTACTTGCATCTAAACCAGACAAAGTTTTTAAACGCGATGACATTTTAGACAAAGTTTGGGGTAATGAAGTTGTAGTAGGCGGTAGAACTATAGATGTTCATATTAGAAAGTTACGTGAAAAAATTGGCGATAAATATTTTAAAACTGTAAAAGGTGTAGGTTACAAATTTGTTATTAATGAAGATTAA
- a CDS encoding sensor histidine kinase — MKIKRTYSFAYWTASFITLFIIGTLLISAYLFLDVTLNITYLLTFTAVIFCFTFIIIQYRLEKFIYKRIKKIYDRVSILDRSDFNKTAITSDIDALSREVQKFAEFNQEQIASLNLRENYRREFLGNVSHELKTPLFTVQGYLLTLADGAINDKKITKKYLKRANKGVERLISIVKDLDLISKLESADLSINKKPINILELTQDVFELLEMKAKKRNISMHFNKHYIYPIMVIADGEKIQQVLINLIVNAIKYSKKNGTIMVSFEKKETKVLVKVIDDGEGIKKEYLPRLFERFYRVDQSRSRDQGGSGLGLSIVKHILESHHEQIFVKSEYGKGSEFSFTLEKMKVL, encoded by the coding sequence ATGAAGATTAAAAGAACATATTCATTTGCTTATTGGACAGCCTCATTTATTACATTATTTATTATTGGAACACTATTAATTTCAGCATATCTTTTTTTAGATGTAACCCTTAATATAACTTATTTACTAACATTTACTGCTGTTATTTTTTGTTTTACATTTATAATTATTCAATACCGATTAGAAAAATTTATTTATAAACGTATAAAGAAAATATACGATAGAGTTTCAATTTTAGACCGATCTGATTTTAACAAAACTGCTATAACTTCAGACATTGACGCGCTTTCTAGAGAAGTTCAAAAATTTGCTGAATTTAATCAAGAACAAATTGCCAGTTTAAATTTACGAGAAAACTATAGAAGAGAATTTCTAGGAAACGTATCTCACGAATTAAAAACTCCTCTTTTTACAGTTCAAGGCTATCTATTAACTTTAGCCGACGGGGCAATAAATGACAAGAAAATCACTAAAAAATACCTTAAACGCGCTAATAAAGGTGTAGAGAGACTTATTTCTATTGTTAAAGACCTAGATTTAATTTCTAAACTAGAATCTGCCGATTTATCTATAAATAAAAAACCAATAAACATTCTAGAATTAACACAAGATGTATTTGAATTATTGGAAATGAAAGCCAAAAAAAGGAATATTTCAATGCATTTTAATAAACACTATATCTACCCGATAATGGTAATTGCTGATGGTGAAAAAATACAACAGGTACTTATTAACTTAATTGTAAATGCCATAAAATATTCCAAAAAAAATGGTACTATAATGGTAAGTTTCGAAAAAAAGGAAACCAAAGTTCTAGTAAAAGTTATTGATGATGGTGAAGGGATAAAAAAAGAATATTTACCGCGACTTTTTGAACGTTTTTATAGAGTGGACCAAAGTAGATCTAGAGACCAAGGTGGTTCTGGCCTAGGACTTTCTATTGTTAAACATATTTTAGAATCACATCACGAACAAATTTTTGTAAAAAGTGAATACGGTAAAGGCTCTGAATTTTCATTCACTTTAGAAAAAATGAAAGTTCTTTAA
- a CDS encoding DUF6909 family protein, protein MTQSKIQDRTRAQESSNAIERLYITMRHLFSRGFYKPMGISGDALRESLLLLRPEIYGSIADEKVELNGLIYVIERLPIGIEECRFVNLTSDEGYSKSHFKAIVPPKRRRNCYRIDKDQMNIEVTRGRSEIYDILTHLTFLFVESHKIANKVLIEDGTKTIREWSKLEDLVLHNRKISRDERDIMLAHLASILGRTFEEALDVYLALSLENNKDRFFQIIYWLGKLAINEKVHNLKREINFSPVLRERIGHHIFGEIWATNIKRVLEENNLLNRPIHIISANMHSVMNSIYAPIVLPQQIKDKNLISLFQLLSKDENEDLRHQVKEFAGENGLIYIKDNSGTNINVQVIDTEKIAISKTQYKLENSLSEEEKPVIIVMDYAFGEQAYETMDELLKPYTDEEGKKYHLNVDSVSIMGKAGILDGGKGDIMIPSSHIFEGTADNYPFKNQLKKNQFEGCGVNVYTGAMVTVLGTSLQNKDILKFFHNSTWKVTGLEMEGAHYQKAIQAASKIRGNISKKVKVRYAYYASDNPLKTGSTLASGGLGTSGVLPTYVITQKILEQIF, encoded by the coding sequence ATGACACAATCTAAAATTCAAGATAGAACTAGAGCGCAAGAGTCTTCTAATGCTATAGAACGCTTATATATTACTATGCGCCATTTATTTAGTAGAGGGTTTTATAAACCAATGGGTATTTCGGGTGATGCGTTAAGAGAATCTTTATTATTATTGCGTCCAGAAATTTATGGTTCTATTGCCGATGAAAAAGTTGAATTAAATGGATTAATTTACGTTATTGAGCGATTGCCAATAGGAATTGAAGAGTGTAGATTTGTTAATTTAACTTCAGATGAAGGTTATTCTAAATCACATTTTAAAGCTATTGTACCTCCAAAAAGAAGAAGAAATTGCTATAGAATAGATAAAGATCAAATGAATATTGAAGTTACCAGAGGAAGATCTGAAATCTATGATATTCTTACACATTTAACATTTCTATTTGTCGAATCTCATAAAATTGCAAATAAAGTTCTAATAGAAGACGGAACTAAAACAATACGAGAATGGAGTAAATTAGAAGATTTAGTACTTCATAATAGAAAAATATCGAGAGACGAACGCGACATTATGTTGGCGCATTTAGCAAGCATTTTAGGACGTACTTTTGAAGAAGCTTTAGACGTATATTTAGCTTTAAGTTTAGAAAATAATAAAGACCGATTTTTTCAAATTATTTATTGGTTAGGTAAATTGGCTATTAATGAAAAAGTACACAACTTAAAAAGAGAAATTAACTTTAGTCCGGTATTGAGAGAGCGTATTGGACATCATATTTTTGGTGAAATTTGGGCAACTAATATTAAACGTGTATTAGAAGAAAATAATTTGTTAAACAGACCAATTCATATTATAAGTGCAAATATGCATAGTGTTATGAATTCTATTTACGCGCCAATTGTATTGCCACAACAAATAAAAGATAAAAATTTAATTTCTTTATTTCAATTATTAAGTAAAGACGAAAACGAAGATTTACGTCACCAAGTAAAAGAGTTTGCAGGTGAAAACGGACTAATTTATATAAAAGATAATTCAGGAACCAATATTAATGTTCAGGTAATTGATACCGAAAAAATAGCAATTTCTAAAACACAATATAAGCTAGAAAATAGTTTAAGTGAAGAAGAAAAACCCGTAATTATTGTTATGGATTATGCTTTTGGTGAACAAGCTTATGAAACTATGGATGAACTTTTAAAACCTTATACAGATGAAGAGGGGAAAAAGTACCATTTAAACGTAGATTCTGTTTCAATAATGGGTAAAGCTGGTATTTTAGATGGAGGAAAAGGAGATATTATGATTCCTTCTTCGCATATTTTTGAAGGAACAGCAGATAATTATCCGTTTAAAAATCAACTTAAAAAAAATCAATTTGAAGGGTGCGGAGTAAATGTTTATACAGGAGCAATGGTTACTGTTTTAGGTACATCGCTTCAAAATAAAGATATTTTAAAATTCTTCCATAATTCAACTTGGAAAGTTACGGGTCTAGAAATGGAAGGTGCACATTATCAAAAAGCCATACAGGCAGCTTCAAAAATTAGGGGGAATATCTCTAAAAAAGTAAAAGTAAGATATGCTTATTATGCTTCAGATAATCCTTTAAAAACAGGAAGTACTTTAGCTTCTGGAGGTTTAGGAACGTCAGGTGTACTACCAACCTATGTTATTACTCAAAAAATATTAGAACAAATTTTTTAA